A stretch of the Poseidonibacter parvus genome encodes the following:
- the rfbA gene encoding glucose-1-phosphate thymidylyltransferase RfbA, with protein sequence MKGIILAGGSGTRLYPITKGVSKQLVPIYDKPMVYYPLSILMLAGIQEVLIISTPHDLPRFEELLGDGSDIGMKFEYIVQPSPDGLAQAFTLGEKFLDGDDACLVLGDNIFYGHGMTNLLANSIKNAKEENKATVFGYRVNDPERYGVAGFDDEGNVTSIEEKPLEPKSNYAVVGLYFYPSDVVQKAKQVKPSDRGELEITTLNQDYLKEERLKVELMGRGYAWLDTGTHESMLEASNFIQTIEHRQGLKVACLEEIAYEMGYITKDKLLELAVPLKKNNYGQYLIKRAKEGIVAR encoded by the coding sequence ATGAAAGGAATAATACTAGCTGGAGGAAGTGGAACAAGACTATACCCAATAACAAAAGGTGTTTCGAAACAACTAGTTCCAATCTATGATAAACCAATGGTATATTATCCCCTTTCAATTTTAATGCTTGCAGGTATTCAAGAAGTATTAATTATTTCAACTCCACATGATCTTCCAAGATTTGAAGAACTTCTAGGTGATGGTTCTGATATTGGTATGAAATTTGAATATATAGTTCAACCAAGTCCAGATGGATTAGCACAAGCTTTTACACTAGGTGAAAAATTCTTAGATGGGGATGATGCTTGTTTAGTTTTAGGTGATAATATCTTCTATGGACATGGAATGACTAACCTTTTAGCTAACTCTATTAAAAATGCAAAAGAAGAAAATAAAGCAACAGTATTTGGATATAGAGTAAATGACCCTGAGAGATATGGTGTTGCTGGATTTGATGATGAAGGTAATGTAACTTCTATCGAAGAAAAACCACTTGAACCAAAATCAAACTACGCAGTTGTAGGACTTTACTTCTACCCTTCTGATGTAGTGCAAAAAGCAAAACAAGTAAAACCTTCTGATCGTGGTGAATTAGAAATAACAACTTTAAATCAAGATTACCTAAAAGAAGAAAGATTAAAAGTTGAACTAATGGGAAGAGGATACGCTTGGCTTGATACAGGAACTCATGAATCTATGCTAGAAGCTTCAAACTTTATTCAAACAATAGAACATAGACAAGGACTTAAAGTAGCTTGTTTAGAAGAAATAGCTTATGAGATGGGATATATAACTAAAGATAAACTTTTAGAACTAGCAGTTCCTCTAAAAAAGAATAACTATGGTCAATACCTAATCAAAAGAGCAAAAGAAGGAATAGTAGCACGATGA
- the rfbC gene encoding dTDP-4-dehydrorhamnose 3,5-epimerase, whose protein sequence is MNFIRTNIPDVIICEPVVHGDHRGYFVETFRADKLEEFLGFKINFCQDNESKSSKGVLRGLHYQLPPHAQTKLVRVISGSVLDIAVDIRRDSPTFGQHVAVELSSDNKKQLLVPRGFAHGFVVLEDDTTFAYKVDNYYSPECDRGIAFDDKDLDINWKLNHSELKLSEKDTKQPKLFSIEDENEIFKFGVDYYV, encoded by the coding sequence ATGAATTTTATAAGAACTAATATTCCAGATGTAATTATTTGTGAGCCTGTTGTACATGGAGATCATAGAGGATATTTCGTAGAAACTTTTAGAGCAGATAAACTAGAAGAATTCTTAGGCTTTAAAATAAACTTCTGCCAAGATAATGAATCAAAATCAAGTAAAGGGGTCTTGCGAGGACTTCACTATCAACTGCCTCCTCATGCACAAACAAAACTTGTTCGTGTAATTTCTGGAAGTGTACTAGATATTGCAGTTGATATAAGACGTGACTCACCTACTTTTGGACAACATGTAGCTGTTGAACTCTCAAGTGATAATAAAAAGCAACTTCTAGTTCCAAGAGGCTTTGCTCATGGCTTTGTAGTGCTTGAAGATGATACAACATTTGCTTATAAAGTAGATAATTACTATTCTCCTGAGTGTGATAGAGGAATAGCTTTTGATGATAAGGATTTAGATATCAATTGGAAACTAAATCATTCTGAATTAAAACTATCAGAAAAAGATACTAAGCAACCAAAACTATTTAGTATTGAAGATGAAAATGAGATATTTAAATTTGGAGTTGATTACTATGTTTAA
- the rfbD gene encoding dTDP-4-dehydrorhamnose reductase: MFNILVTGSNGQVGRELRELEKDYDYNFFFTTRDDLDISNKEDIKNFCESNNINTIINCAAYTAVDKAEEDIENADKINHKAVKKLAKISAELNIKLIHISTDYVFDGKNFKPYCEEFQTNPQSVYGKTKLDGENQMIKINPKNSIIIRTSWVYSSFGNNFVKTMLRLGKEKQELGVIFDQVGTPTYARDLAKAILDILPDINNSKVDIYNYSNEGVLSWYDFAKEIMKMAKITCQINPIETYQYPTPAARPHFSLLNKAKIKNEFNIQVPFWKDSLDKCLRKLGERS; this comes from the coding sequence ATGTTTAATATCTTAGTAACAGGCTCAAACGGACAAGTTGGACGTGAACTAAGAGAGTTAGAAAAAGATTATGATTATAACTTCTTCTTTACAACAAGAGATGATTTAGATATCTCAAATAAAGAAGATATAAAAAACTTTTGTGAATCAAATAATATTAATACTATTATAAACTGTGCAGCTTATACAGCAGTGGATAAGGCTGAAGAAGATATTGAAAACGCAGATAAAATAAATCATAAAGCAGTTAAAAAACTAGCAAAGATATCAGCAGAATTAAATATAAAACTAATTCATATCTCAACAGACTATGTATTTGATGGTAAAAACTTCAAACCATATTGTGAAGAGTTTCAAACAAATCCACAATCAGTTTACGGTAAAACAAAACTAGATGGTGAAAATCAAATGATTAAAATAAATCCTAAAAATTCTATTATTATTAGAACATCTTGGGTTTACTCAAGCTTTGGTAATAATTTTGTAAAAACAATGCTAAGACTAGGTAAAGAAAAGCAAGAACTTGGAGTTATATTTGATCAAGTAGGAACACCTACATATGCAAGAGATTTAGCTAAGGCTATTTTAGATATCTTGCCAGATATTAATAACTCTAAAGTAGATATATATAACTACTCAAATGAAGGAGTACTATCTTGGTATGACTTCGCAAAAGAGATTATGAAAATGGCAAAAATAACTTGTCAAATTAATCCAATAGAAACTTATCAATACCCAACACCAGCAGCAAGACCACATTTTTCACTTTTAAATAAAGCAAAAATAAAAAATGAATTTAATATACAAGTTCCTTTTTGGAAAGATAGTTTAGATAAGTGTTTAAGAAAACTAGGAGAAAGATCATAA
- the rfbB gene encoding dTDP-glucose 4,6-dehydratase, with protein MDIKNKKNILLTGTAGFIGSNFVPYFLDKYKEYNLINLDLLTYAGDIKNLKECEANPRYKFIKGDICNRDLVEFIFTEYDIQGVIHFAAESHVDNSIKNPGVFVNTNVNGTFTLIDVAYKYWMDKPFHFKSDYQDCRFHHISTDEVYGTLSDDPKDLFLESTPYAPNSPYSASKASSDMIIRAYNETYGMNTVITNCSNNYGPKQHDEKLIPTIIRKALNNEAIPIYGDGKNIRDWLYVLDHCKGIDIVYHTGKTANTYNIGGRNERTNLQIVDAICTILDTKVPSKTLSSYKELITFVEDRAGHDRRYAIDATKLEDELGWKADENFDSGIVLTVDWYLGKYEV; from the coding sequence ATGGATATAAAAAATAAAAAAAATATATTACTAACAGGAACAGCTGGATTTATAGGTTCAAACTTTGTACCATATTTCTTAGATAAATACAAAGAGTATAATCTAATAAATTTAGACCTTCTAACTTATGCAGGTGATATAAAAAACCTAAAAGAGTGTGAAGCTAATCCTAGATATAAATTTATTAAAGGTGATATCTGTAATAGAGATCTAGTAGAATTTATTTTTACTGAATATGATATTCAAGGTGTAATTCACTTTGCAGCAGAATCACATGTAGATAACTCTATTAAAAATCCAGGAGTATTTGTAAATACAAATGTAAATGGTACTTTTACTCTTATTGATGTTGCATATAAATACTGGATGGATAAACCATTCCATTTTAAATCAGATTACCAAGACTGTAGATTTCATCATATCTCAACAGATGAAGTGTATGGAACGCTTAGCGATGATCCAAAAGATTTATTCCTTGAGTCTACTCCTTATGCTCCAAACTCTCCATATTCAGCTTCTAAAGCTTCAAGTGATATGATTATAAGAGCATATAATGAAACATATGGAATGAATACAGTAATCACAAACTGTTCAAATAACTATGGACCAAAACAACATGATGAAAAACTAATACCTACAATTATTAGAAAAGCTTTGAATAATGAAGCAATTCCAATTTATGGAGATGGAAAGAATATTAGAGATTGGTTATATGTACTAGATCATTGTAAGGGAATAGATATAGTTTATCATACAGGAAAGACAGCAAATACATATAATATTGGTGGAAGAAATGAAAGAACAAACCTTCAAATAGTAGATGCAATCTGTACTATACTTGATACTAAGGTTCCTTCAAAAACTCTAAGTTCATATAAAGAACTAATTACCTTTGTAGAAGACAGAGCAGGACATGATAGAAGATATGCAATAGATGCTACAAAACTTGAAGATGAGCTTGGATGGAAAGCTGATGAGAACTTTGATAGTGGGATTGTTTTAACTGTGGATTGGTATTTGGGGAAGTATGAAGTTTGA
- a CDS encoding lipopolysaccharide biosynthesis protein has protein sequence MITKFKNIAKNKKSLIFLDQILVSGSNFLLGILLARFLGLDIFGQFSLLWLIVLFFSSIQLALIISPLLTHAPKKNKLIKDYYLTNMLYMQFIFSIICVLILSILFYFSELITSKYNISEFRYYILWMVFSFLCQDFIRRYFIIKISYFRLIFIDVIAYIGQLIGISSLIFFEQLTLINTFISISLTFTISFAVGYLQINFKSLKSTHIKLLFLKNWKFSKWLVYSSLLQWGSGNFYILVAGSILGPWSVGVIKVMQNTMGIFHVIFIALENILPIRFAEIYKNNGYQKTISFFKIQLQYGFYIFLVLISVLFIYGEELILVIYGDEYVSYSYLLFGFMIMYIFIYIGMLQRYILRTIENTKKIFINYIITTIFSVIASFILIKTLEINGVVIGMILTQILTSIIFFIEIKKISLKSAND, from the coding sequence TTGATAACAAAATTTAAAAATATTGCTAAAAATAAAAAATCATTAATATTTTTAGATCAAATACTGGTTAGTGGTAGTAATTTTTTACTAGGTATTTTACTGGCTAGATTTTTAGGATTAGATATTTTTGGACAATTTTCATTATTGTGGCTAATTGTATTATTTTTTAGTAGTATTCAATTGGCACTAATAATTTCACCACTTTTAACACATGCACCTAAAAAAAACAAATTAATAAAAGATTATTATTTAACTAATATGTTATATATGCAATTTATTTTTTCTATAATTTGTGTATTAATATTAAGCATTTTATTTTATTTTTCAGAATTAATCACTAGTAAATATAATATCTCTGAATTCAGATATTATATATTATGGATGGTTTTTTCTTTCTTATGTCAAGATTTCATAAGAAGATATTTTATCATTAAAATATCTTATTTTAGATTAATATTTATTGATGTTATTGCATATATAGGACAACTAATAGGAATAAGTTCATTAATATTTTTTGAACAGCTTACTCTAATTAATACTTTTATATCAATATCACTTACATTTACAATATCTTTTGCTGTAGGATATTTACAAATAAACTTTAAATCTTTAAAATCTACTCATATAAAGTTATTATTTTTAAAAAATTGGAAATTTTCTAAATGGTTAGTTTATTCATCTCTTCTCCAGTGGGGAAGTGGAAACTTTTATATTTTAGTAGCTGGTTCAATTTTAGGTCCATGGTCCGTAGGGGTTATTAAAGTAATGCAAAATACAATGGGTATATTTCATGTTATATTTATTGCCTTAGAAAATATCCTTCCAATTAGATTTGCAGAAATTTATAAAAATAACGGATATCAAAAAACAATATCTTTCTTTAAAATACAATTGCAGTATGGATTTTATATATTTTTAGTTTTAATATCAGTACTTTTTATTTATGGTGAAGAACTTATATTAGTAATTTATGGTGATGAATATGTATCTTACTCATATTTATTATTTGGTTTTATGATTATGTACATATTTATTTATATTGGAATGTTGCAACGTTATATTCTAAGAACCATTGAAAATACAAAGAAAATATTTATAAATTATATAATAACAACTATTTTTTCAGTTATAGCATCTTTTATACTTATAAAAACATTAGAAATAAACGGAGTCGTTATAGGAATGATACTTACTCAAATATTAACATCAATTATATTCTTTATTGAAATAAAAAAAATTAGTTTAAAGTCTGCAAATGATTAA
- a CDS encoding glycosyltransferase family 4 protein, producing the protein MIKIVHIVLGKANPNRMNGVNKVVHNLASTQVRLGHQVIVIGLTNSFDEDHTIKRNYSLNLYTRKKYFLDNKLVEDIKKFDKNTIFHIHGGFIIDFYSISKMLYNLNHRYIFTSHGAYNKEAMNKRSLIKNIFFNLFDKKILERAWKVQFLGKSEYLHIDNLTTKINKVLIPNGQNLDELKFDFYQINSKNKPIFGFVGRIDSHTKGLDLLLKAFNIYKKEKGSGELWIVGDGPDLNDLKKVSEINNLANSVVFYGSKFGNEKLNLLSNMDVFVHTSRFEGFPMAVLEAAGLRKPLLISKETNFENYVEEFNCGLILKENNSNEIKDKLHQFQNILLSDELHIMGEKSYQMIKQHFSWEKINNELIEEKKWK; encoded by the coding sequence ATGATTAAAATAGTTCATATAGTCTTAGGAAAAGCTAATCCAAATAGAATGAACGGCGTAAATAAAGTTGTTCATAATTTGGCTAGTACTCAAGTAAGATTAGGACATCAAGTTATTGTTATTGGATTAACAAATAGTTTTGATGAGGATCATACAATAAAAAGAAATTATTCTTTGAATTTATACACTAGAAAAAAATATTTCTTAGATAACAAACTGGTGGAAGATATAAAGAAATTTGATAAAAATACTATTTTTCATATTCATGGAGGTTTTATTATTGATTTTTATTCAATATCAAAAATGTTATATAATCTAAATCATAGATATATTTTTACTTCTCACGGTGCATATAATAAAGAAGCAATGAATAAGAGATCATTAATAAAAAATATCTTTTTTAACTTATTTGACAAAAAAATTCTAGAAAGAGCATGGAAAGTTCAATTTTTAGGTAAAAGTGAATATTTACATATAGATAACTTAACTACAAAAATAAATAAAGTATTAATTCCAAATGGACAAAATCTTGATGAACTGAAATTTGATTTTTATCAAATAAATTCAAAAAACAAACCTATATTTGGTTTTGTAGGAAGAATCGATTCACACACAAAAGGCCTAGATCTATTATTAAAAGCTTTTAATATTTACAAAAAGGAAAAAGGGTCAGGAGAATTATGGATAGTAGGCGATGGTCCAGATTTAAATGATTTAAAAAAAGTTTCTGAAATAAATAATTTAGCAAATTCTGTCGTATTTTATGGTTCAAAGTTTGGTAATGAAAAACTTAACTTACTTTCTAATATGGATGTATTTGTACATACTTCAAGATTTGAAGGTTTCCCAATGGCTGTACTAGAAGCAGCAGGATTAAGAAAACCATTATTAATCTCTAAAGAAACTAATTTTGAAAATTATGTTGAAGAATTTAATTGTGGACTTATATTAAAAGAAAATAATTCTAATGAAATAAAAGATAAACTTCATCAATTCCAAAATATCCTTTTAAGTGATGAATTACATATTATGGGAGAAAAATCATATCAAATGATTAAACAGCATTTTAGTTGGGAAAAAATAAATAATGAACTTATCGAAGAAAAAAAATGGAAATAG
- a CDS encoding O-antigen ligase family protein, with translation MILFGLIAIHSLLFSYKPDYSLEYSLKALYIIFCIILVTSLFKNEKLFLYHKYIIETLSIILIFSSFFLLVWKPAFAYRQGHFQGIFDNPNQLALYISVIIIPYFLNKIYLLKDSSKLSKLILFGSIFILVLSASRTGVAVTIIIWLILLIKSKRIFTFKKIVIAIILSVIIFLSSDLIMGFVKKNNQSDSSLLSTRTMLYDLRFKAIEEKPYLGWGYHVNEFSYFDKYHDFPKFEKGNTYLALIEEFGFFFASIIIIFFMRTYYLSLKLTDNIYYVSLILMAAIIHSNAETWIFIMHGNTSILFWTTLIIIFRASTDINYFKEQRQKIE, from the coding sequence ATGATACTATTTGGATTAATAGCTATTCATTCTTTACTATTTAGTTATAAACCAGATTATTCACTTGAATATTCACTTAAAGCATTATATATTATTTTTTGTATTATCTTGGTAACATCACTATTCAAAAATGAAAAGCTTTTTTTATATCATAAATATATAATAGAAACATTATCAATTATTTTAATATTCTCATCATTTTTTTTGTTAGTTTGGAAACCAGCATTCGCTTATAGACAGGGACACTTTCAAGGTATATTTGATAACCCAAACCAATTAGCACTTTATATTAGTGTTATAATAATACCATATTTCTTAAATAAAATTTATCTCTTGAAAGATAGCTCAAAATTATCTAAGTTAATATTATTTGGTTCAATATTTATATTAGTATTGTCAGCTTCAAGAACTGGTGTAGCAGTTACAATCATTATATGGTTAATATTGTTAATAAAAAGTAAAAGAATATTTACTTTTAAAAAAATTGTAATTGCAATAATACTTAGTGTAATTATCTTTCTTTCATCCGATTTAATAATGGGGTTTGTTAAAAAAAATAATCAATCTGATTCAAGTTTATTATCAACTCGAACAATGCTTTATGATCTTAGATTTAAAGCAATTGAAGAAAAACCTTACTTAGGATGGGGTTATCATGTTAATGAATTTAGTTATTTTGATAAGTATCATGATTTTCCTAAATTTGAAAAAGGCAATACCTATTTAGCACTAATTGAAGAATTTGGTTTCTTTTTTGCTTCCATAATTATAATTTTTTTTATGAGAACTTATTATTTAAGTTTAAAATTAACAGATAATATTTATTATGTTAGTTTAATATTAATGGCAGCGATTATTCACTCTAATGCTGAAACTTGGATATTTATAATGCATGGTAACACCTCAATATTATTTTGGACAACATTAATAATAATATTCAGAGCAAGTACAGACATTAATTATTTTAAAGAACAAAGGCAAAAAATTGAGTAA
- a CDS encoding glycosyltransferase family 4 protein: MKKILATVYDINPYKGSESGTGWNLVQQIGRYNKVIAITRKNNKENIEKYIKEFNIDDTNLEFHYFDLPYWMRFWKKGARGSSLYFYLWQMLMPIFIKKNKIVYDILHNLNFHTDAFPTFLWLLKKPLIWGPINHHELIPSEYINKNSNYYYKDRIKWIIKKINWNIDPFLFLSKKKSDLIICGNKSVIKRLNLDTKKTIIMSQVASSDSQNISDINKLSTKFNIISVGRFVPLKGFDLTVDCFELFYNKLNNSDRDNVTLTLVGDGPMKKELKKKIEKFNSKDNIYLIEWVTKDELETYYENSDLFLFPSYEGAGMVVAEALSHSLPIICFDNYGPGELTNDDCAIQIPYTNYDQSICDFSNALLKIYENKDLQASMSENARKLYLEKYTWDSKGDQLNVIYNKLSNKGSK; this comes from the coding sequence ATGAAAAAAATATTAGCTACAGTATATGATATAAATCCATATAAAGGTTCTGAATCAGGAACTGGTTGGAATTTAGTTCAACAAATAGGACGATACAACAAAGTTATTGCCATTACAAGAAAAAATAATAAAGAGAATATTGAAAAATATATAAAAGAATTTAATATTGATGATACAAATCTTGAATTTCATTATTTTGATTTACCTTATTGGATGAGATTTTGGAAAAAGGGAGCTAGAGGTTCATCTTTATACTTTTATTTATGGCAGATGCTTATGCCTATATTTATAAAAAAGAATAAAATAGTATATGATATATTACATAATCTAAATTTTCATACTGATGCTTTCCCCACTTTTTTATGGTTATTAAAAAAACCTTTAATCTGGGGTCCTATCAATCATCATGAATTAATACCTAGCGAATATATTAATAAAAACAGTAATTATTATTATAAAGATAGAATAAAGTGGATTATAAAAAAGATTAACTGGAACATTGATCCATTTTTATTTTTATCTAAAAAGAAATCTGATTTAATTATATGTGGAAATAAAAGTGTTATCAAAAGATTGAATTTAGATACTAAAAAAACTATTATTATGTCACAGGTGGCATCAAGTGATAGTCAAAATATTTCTGATATAAATAAGTTATCTACAAAGTTTAATATAATCTCTGTTGGAAGATTCGTACCATTGAAAGGCTTTGATCTTACTGTTGATTGTTTTGAATTATTTTATAACAAGCTAAATAATTCTGATAGGGATAATGTAACCTTAACATTAGTTGGTGATGGTCCAATGAAAAAAGAATTGAAAAAGAAAATTGAAAAATTTAATTCTAAAGATAATATTTATTTAATTGAATGGGTTACAAAAGATGAATTAGAAACTTATTATGAGAATTCTGATTTATTTTTGTTTCCTTCATATGAAGGAGCAGGAATGGTTGTAGCAGAAGCACTTTCACATTCTTTACCTATTATCTGTTTTGACAATTATGGTCCAGGAGAGCTTACAAATGATGACTGTGCAATACAAATACCCTATACTAATTATGATCAATCAATATGTGACTTCTCAAATGCCTTGTTAAAAATCTATGAAAATAAAGATTTACAGGCTAGTATGTCTGAAAATGCAAGAAAGCTTTATTTGGAAAAGTATACTTGGGATTCAAAAGGTGATCAACTTAATGTAATTTATAATAAATTATCTAACAAAGGTTCAAAATAA
- a CDS encoding acyltransferase, which produces MLKNLIEKYVQRTKNKNFNFDESIDSSILLSFTIDKIISLIRGFRFLDSRHFSKKIFLGKNVKIFNKKNIELGNNVNIGDYVKIYALGKKKLTLKDNVNIGSFSQLVISVSFDNIGEYIEIGNNVGMGEFAYIGGAGGVKIGDNTIIGQYLSLHPENHNYEDKGILIREQGVSRKGITIGENCWIGSKVTILDGVTIGNGCIIAAGSVVNKSFPENVIIGGVPAKVLKERC; this is translated from the coding sequence ATGTTAAAAAATTTGATAGAAAAATATGTACAAAGAACAAAGAACAAAAACTTTAACTTTGATGAATCAATAGATTCATCAATCCTTTTGTCATTTACTATAGATAAAATCATATCATTAATCAGAGGATTTAGATTTTTAGATTCAAGACATTTTTCTAAAAAGATTTTTTTAGGTAAAAATGTAAAAATATTTAATAAGAAAAATATTGAGCTTGGTAACAATGTGAATATTGGGGATTATGTAAAAATATATGCACTAGGGAAAAAGAAATTAACATTGAAAGACAATGTAAATATTGGCTCATTTTCACAACTAGTTATTTCTGTATCATTTGATAATATTGGAGAATATATCGAAATTGGTAATAATGTAGGAATGGGAGAATTTGCATATATAGGTGGAGCAGGAGGAGTTAAAATTGGTGATAATACAATTATTGGTCAATATTTAAGTTTACATCCTGAAAATCACAATTACGAAGATAAAGGCATTTTAATTAGAGAACAAGGTGTTTCTAGAAAAGGAATCACTATTGGTGAAAATTGTTGGATTGGATCAAAGGTAACTATCTTAGATGGGGTTACTATTGGTAATGGATGTATTATTGCAGCAGGAAGTGTTGTAAATAAATCTTTTCCTGAAAATGTAATCATCGGTGGAGTTCCTGCAAAAGTATTAAAGGAAAGATGTTGA
- a CDS encoding glycosyltransferase family 4 protein: MKKIVFIHLLNDYSGSPKVLSQIVRNEVLNNSNIYLYTSKDDGFLSNITKNHFNFFYKRSNNKFFTLCTYILSQMDLFFKILKYKKEDMIYINTLLPFGAAMAARFKGCEIIYHIHETSIKPSVLKRFLRYVVSKTASKVIFVSNDLKSKESFENIKDEVIHNALEHNFLETASHYEYKYLHHDKFIVTMICSLKDYKGIPEFISICKKLEEQKDISFRLILNADQIEIDTYFNYDLPDNIEIFSRQKDLTKFYSNSSLVLNLSRVDQWVETFGLTIVEALAYGVPIICPPVGGPIEIVESDKEGYLISSYDIGKISNKILELSRDEDTCLRLSANGKEKVKSFSEKVFLEKIEKVIYE, from the coding sequence TTGAAAAAAATAGTATTTATTCATCTATTAAACGACTATAGCGGTAGCCCAAAAGTTCTATCACAAATAGTAAGAAATGAAGTTTTAAATAATAGCAATATTTACTTATACACATCAAAAGATGATGGTTTTTTATCAAATATTACTAAAAATCATTTTAACTTTTTTTATAAAAGATCTAATAATAAATTTTTTACATTATGTACTTATATATTATCTCAGATGGATTTGTTTTTTAAAATATTAAAATACAAAAAAGAAGATATGATTTATATCAATACATTACTTCCTTTTGGAGCAGCGATGGCTGCTAGATTTAAAGGATGTGAAATTATATATCATATTCATGAAACATCTATAAAGCCTTCAGTATTAAAAAGATTTTTAAGATATGTTGTAAGTAAAACTGCTAGTAAGGTTATATTTGTTTCGAATGATTTAAAATCTAAAGAAAGTTTTGAAAATATAAAAGATGAAGTAATACATAATGCTCTTGAACATAATTTTTTAGAAACAGCTTCACACTATGAATATAAGTACTTACATCATGATAAGTTTATTGTAACTATGATTTGTTCATTAAAAGACTATAAAGGTATACCTGAGTTTATTAGTATTTGTAAAAAACTTGAAGAACAAAAAGATATATCTTTTAGATTGATTTTAAATGCAGATCAAATAGAAATAGATACTTATTTTAACTATGACTTACCTGATAATATTGAAATATTTTCAAGACAAAAAGACTTGACTAAGTTTTATTCAAACTCTTCTTTAGTTTTAAACTTATCTAGAGTTGATCAGTGGGTTGAAACATTTGGTTTGACTATTGTAGAAGCATTAGCTTATGGTGTACCTATAATCTGTCCTCCAGTTGGCGGTCCTATTGAAATAGTAGAAAGTGATAAAGAAGGATATTTAATATCATCATATGATATAGGTAAAATATCAAATAAAATATTAGAATTATCAAGAGATGAAGATACATGTCTACGTTTATCTGCAAATGGAAAAGAAAAAGTGAAAAGCTTTAGTGAAAAAGTATTTTTAGAAAAAATAGAAAAGGTGATATATGAATAA